The following are from one region of the Amycolatopsis sp. QT-25 genome:
- a CDS encoding metal-dependent hydrolase — MTDHEQVVLHARDVEFDWAALPMHWIPGEPQATHTINVLHLALPEGERWFVEVFKQAVPLIRDERLKEDVLGFIGQEAMHAEAHDGAAEHLEAAGVHVRPYVAQMEWMFRRLLGDRDLSAERREEWLIERLAIIAAIEHYTAFLGQWILDAEALDKAGADPTMLDLLRWHGAEEVEHRSVAFDLFMHLDGRYTRRVRSMLVVTPVLAWVFLRGTRFLMQNDPTRPGMTSFRTYLRAAKLGLLPSGKQLRREIRPYFRKSYHPTETGDTDQAVAYLASSPAALAAVEPQ, encoded by the coding sequence GTGACGGACCACGAACAGGTCGTTCTGCACGCGCGCGACGTCGAGTTCGACTGGGCGGCGCTGCCGATGCACTGGATCCCGGGCGAACCGCAGGCGACGCACACGATCAACGTGCTGCATCTGGCGTTGCCGGAGGGCGAACGCTGGTTCGTCGAGGTGTTCAAACAGGCCGTGCCGCTGATCCGCGACGAGCGGCTCAAGGAGGACGTTCTCGGCTTCATCGGCCAGGAAGCCATGCACGCGGAGGCGCACGATGGCGCCGCGGAACACCTCGAAGCGGCGGGTGTCCACGTGCGGCCGTACGTCGCGCAGATGGAGTGGATGTTCCGCCGCCTGCTCGGCGACCGCGACCTTTCCGCCGAGCGGCGTGAGGAATGGCTGATCGAACGGCTCGCGATCATCGCCGCGATCGAGCACTACACCGCTTTCCTCGGCCAGTGGATCCTCGACGCCGAAGCGCTCGACAAGGCGGGCGCCGACCCGACGATGCTGGATCTCCTGCGCTGGCACGGCGCCGAGGAGGTCGAGCACCGCTCTGTCGCCTTCGACCTGTTCATGCACCTCGACGGCCGCTACACCCGCCGTGTGCGCAGCATGCTCGTGGTGACGCCGGTGCTCGCGTGGGTTTTCCTGCGGGGCACCAGGTTCCTCATGCAGAACGATCCGACGCGGCCGGGCATGACGAGTTTCCGGACCTATCTGCGCGCCGCGAAGCTCGGTCTGCTGCCCTCGGGCAAGCAGTTGCGGCGTGAGATCCGGCCGTACTTCCGGAAGTCGTACCATCCGACCGAAACCGGCGACACCGATCAAGCCGTCGCGTATCTCGCGAGTTCGCCGGCCGCGCTGGCCGCCGTCGAACCACAGTGA
- a CDS encoding PDR/VanB family oxidoreductase, translating to MTLPTRPLRLDGSGRTDRAMASLIGVVALYRRLSGMSGRRRPPVATVARDLPLVVDEVRREADGVAGLRLVHERGAPLPRWRPGAHIDLSPRPGLVRQYSLCGDPADRSAYRVGVRSLGEGSAAVHALEKGARVTARGPRNAFPFVASPAYLFVAGGIGITPILPMVRQAAAAGADWRLVYTGRDEASMPFLEELSRIEALFPAERSSALSGDRVWIRPDTTYGIPASGAELLEGAPEGAPIYCCGPAPMIVGVRTDAALRASGPVFFERFSPPPIVGGEPFRVALARSGRVLDVPADRTTLDLLRETVPGIAYSCRQGFCGTCEVPTVTGDRVRICVEREPVSLDL from the coding sequence GTGACGCTGCCGACGCGACCACTGCGGCTCGACGGCAGCGGGCGGACCGACCGCGCGATGGCGTCGCTGATCGGCGTCGTCGCGCTGTATCGCAGGCTCAGCGGGATGAGCGGACGCCGTCGCCCGCCGGTGGCCACCGTCGCCCGCGATCTTCCGCTGGTCGTCGACGAGGTCCGTCGCGAGGCCGACGGCGTGGCCGGGCTGCGGCTGGTGCACGAACGCGGCGCACCCCTGCCGCGATGGCGGCCCGGCGCGCACATCGACCTCTCGCCGCGGCCGGGGCTGGTCCGGCAGTACTCCTTGTGCGGCGACCCGGCGGACCGCTCGGCCTACCGCGTCGGCGTCCGGTCGCTCGGCGAGGGATCGGCGGCGGTGCACGCCTTGGAGAAGGGCGCGCGGGTCACCGCACGCGGCCCGCGCAACGCTTTCCCGTTCGTCGCGAGCCCGGCATATCTGTTCGTCGCGGGCGGCATCGGGATCACACCGATTTTGCCGATGGTGCGGCAAGCGGCTGCCGCCGGCGCGGACTGGCGTCTGGTCTACACCGGCCGCGACGAGGCTTCGATGCCGTTCCTGGAGGAATTGTCCCGGATCGAGGCGCTCTTTCCCGCCGAGAGGTCATCGGCGCTGTCCGGAGACCGCGTCTGGATTCGCCCGGACACGACCTACGGGATTCCGGCTTCCGGTGCGGAACTCCTCGAAGGGGCCCCGGAAGGCGCGCCGATCTACTGCTGCGGCCCGGCTCCGATGATCGTCGGCGTCCGCACGGACGCGGCCCTGCGTGCGTCGGGTCCGGTGTTCTTCGAACGGTTTTCACCGCCGCCGATCGTCGGCGGCGAGCCGTTCCGCGTCGCACTGGCCCGCAGCGGCCGGGTGTTGGACGTACCCGCCGACCGGACGACACTCGATCTTCTGCGCGAGACCGTGCCCGGCATCGCCTACTCGTGTCGTCAGGGGTTCTGCGGAACGTGCGAAGTGCCGACGGTGACCGGCGACCGCGTCCGGATCTGCGTCGAACGCGAGCCGGTCAGCCTCGATCTTTGA
- a CDS encoding YciI family protein gives MAWFLVEITYVQEKLADVRPRHREFLSRLADQGVVALGGPLGDGSGGISMYQAADEAALLELIDQDPYHLEGVVAKRTVREFKPVIGSWLPKEA, from the coding sequence ATGGCCTGGTTCCTGGTGGAGATCACGTACGTGCAGGAGAAGCTGGCGGACGTGCGTCCCCGGCACCGGGAATTCCTTTCCCGCCTCGCCGACCAGGGCGTCGTCGCGCTCGGCGGCCCGCTGGGCGACGGCTCCGGCGGCATCTCGATGTACCAGGCGGCCGACGAGGCGGCGCTGCTCGAGCTCATCGACCAGGATCCGTACCACCTCGAAGGCGTTGTCGCGAAGCGGACCGTGCGCGAGTTCAAGCCGGTGATCGGCTCCTGGCTCCCCAAGGAAGCCTGA
- a CDS encoding SigE family RNA polymerase sigma factor: MLEGNAERSVEVTLGHLRTMDGPVTPPPPAAPLTLEDLYRQHRMRLVRLAILLVDEPATAEDVVQEAFTGLHRNWGRLRDAAAAVGYLRTAVVNGSRSVLRRRKTAREYVAPHAVNARSAESLAMLSSEHQAVVSALSKLPPRQREVLVLRYYGGLSEAEISEAAGISKGTVKSTASRALEALQKAMQSPN, encoded by the coding sequence ATGCTCGAGGGCAATGCGGAACGCAGTGTCGAGGTGACCCTCGGCCATCTGCGCACCATGGACGGACCGGTCACGCCACCGCCGCCTGCGGCACCGCTGACCCTCGAGGATCTCTATCGCCAGCATCGGATGCGGCTCGTCCGGCTGGCCATCCTGCTCGTGGACGAACCGGCGACCGCCGAAGACGTCGTCCAGGAGGCCTTCACCGGGCTGCACCGCAACTGGGGACGCCTGCGCGACGCCGCCGCGGCCGTCGGATATCTGCGCACCGCCGTGGTCAACGGATCACGCAGTGTGCTGCGCCGCCGCAAGACCGCGCGCGAGTACGTCGCGCCGCACGCGGTCAACGCGCGTTCGGCCGAAAGCCTCGCCATGCTGTCGAGTGAACATCAGGCCGTGGTGAGCGCTTTGTCCAAACTACCTCCTCGTCAGCGTGAGGTTTTGGTCCTCCGTTACTACGGTGGGCTGAGTGAGGCCGAAATTTCGGAGGCCGCCGGGATTTCGAAAGGTACCGTCAAGTCAACCGCCAGCCGGGCGCTGGAAGCACTGCAGAAAGCGATGCAGTCGCCGAATTGA
- the nagA gene encoding N-acetylglucosamine-6-phosphate deacetylase, which translates to MIVGGRVVTPDRVLDDGWLAIAGGKIVQVGSGTPPDIDRVDVDGCLVVPGFVDTHCHGGGGGSFSSGNPEELFRAVRAHRRHGTTTMLGSLVSDPIPVLRDQIAALRELVQEGELAGIHLEGPFISKARCGAHDPATLIEPDTATVNALLGTGRGDIRMVTLAPELHGGIKAVRQLAESGVIAAIGHTDGVEDQIIPAIDAGASVATHLFNAMRPLHHREPGPIGALLDDERITVELICDLVHVHPTVLRLAAHHAGKGRTVLITDAMSATDAADGSYILGRLEVDVRDGVATLAGNGSLAGSTLTMDAAFRNLVRGAGIDLLDAVRATSGRPAELLGLADRTGSLRAGLAADVVVLDRDLRPVRVLRQGEWVKDDAAATLSATAPLSGAVEGGVSVSDG; encoded by the coding sequence GTGATCGTGGGTGGCCGGGTCGTCACCCCGGACCGTGTACTCGACGACGGCTGGCTGGCTATCGCCGGCGGCAAGATCGTCCAAGTCGGTTCCGGGACACCCCCGGACATCGATCGCGTCGACGTCGACGGATGCCTGGTCGTACCCGGCTTCGTCGACACCCACTGCCACGGCGGTGGGGGCGGGTCGTTTTCCAGCGGGAACCCCGAGGAGCTGTTCCGCGCGGTCCGCGCGCACCGGCGGCACGGGACCACGACCATGCTCGGCAGTCTGGTCTCGGACCCCATCCCGGTGCTCAGGGACCAGATCGCGGCCCTGCGTGAGCTGGTCCAAGAGGGTGAACTTGCCGGAATTCACCTTGAAGGACCCTTCATCTCGAAGGCCCGTTGCGGAGCGCACGACCCGGCGACGCTGATCGAGCCGGACACGGCGACGGTCAACGCGCTGCTCGGCACCGGCCGCGGCGACATCCGGATGGTCACCCTCGCCCCCGAACTGCACGGCGGGATCAAGGCGGTCCGGCAACTGGCCGAATCGGGCGTCATCGCCGCCATCGGGCACACCGACGGCGTCGAGGACCAGATCATCCCCGCGATCGACGCGGGCGCCTCCGTCGCGACACACCTCTTCAACGCCATGCGGCCCCTCCACCATCGCGAGCCGGGCCCGATCGGCGCCCTCCTCGACGACGAGCGGATCACCGTCGAGCTGATCTGCGACCTCGTCCACGTGCACCCCACCGTGCTGCGGCTGGCCGCGCACCACGCGGGCAAGGGCCGCACGGTGCTCATCACCGACGCCATGTCGGCCACCGACGCCGCCGACGGCAGCTACATCCTCGGCCGGCTCGAGGTCGACGTCCGCGACGGCGTCGCCACTCTCGCCGGGAACGGTTCGCTGGCGGGCAGCACGCTGACCATGGACGCCGCCTTCCGCAACCTGGTCCGCGGCGCGGGCATCGACCTGCTCGACGCCGTCCGCGCGACCTCCGGCCGGCCGGCCGAACTGCTCGGCCTCGCCGACCGGACCGGCTCGCTGCGAGCCGGTCTCGCGGCCGACGTCGTCGTGCTCGATCGCGACCTCCGGCCGGTCAGGGTGCTGCGTCAGGGCGAATGGGTCAAGGACGACGCGGCGGCTACATTGAGCGCCACGGCCCCGCTGAGCGGCGCGGTCGAAGGCGGTGTGTCGGTCAGCGACGGGTAG
- a CDS encoding VTT domain-containing protein has translation MILAQNTVTTMGLLPEWLDPKILLSGLTVPVITVLCLIIFIESSIFPVLPGDSLLFTAGLLIANGSIKAPLWLVCVLVTFAALIGNLLGYGLGWKVGPWLFRKPDSKFFNKKYVDQTHAFLEKHGPKAVVLARFVPFVRTFITWIAGIGKMDPKKYFTYTVIGGILWAAGITALGHLLGDIPFIEKNIDAIFILIVLISVVPIVIEYLKARREKKHSDTATGLVAETAEDITQQIPRIRD, from the coding sequence GTGATCCTGGCGCAGAACACCGTGACGACGATGGGCCTCCTGCCGGAGTGGCTGGACCCGAAGATCCTGCTGAGCGGGCTGACCGTCCCGGTCATCACCGTGCTCTGCCTGATCATCTTCATCGAAAGCAGCATCTTCCCGGTGCTGCCCGGTGACTCCCTGCTGTTCACCGCCGGCCTGCTCATCGCCAACGGCTCGATCAAAGCCCCGCTCTGGCTGGTGTGCGTACTGGTCACGTTCGCCGCGCTGATCGGCAACCTGCTCGGCTACGGCCTCGGCTGGAAGGTCGGCCCCTGGCTGTTCCGCAAGCCGGATTCGAAGTTCTTCAACAAGAAGTACGTCGACCAGACCCACGCCTTCCTGGAGAAACACGGACCGAAGGCGGTCGTGCTGGCGCGGTTCGTGCCGTTCGTGCGGACGTTCATCACCTGGATCGCCGGTATCGGCAAGATGGACCCGAAGAAGTACTTCACCTACACCGTCATCGGCGGCATCCTGTGGGCCGCCGGGATCACCGCGCTCGGCCACCTGCTCGGCGACATCCCGTTCATCGAGAAGAACATCGACGCGATCTTCATCCTGATCGTGCTGATCTCGGTGGTGCCGATCGTCATCGAGTACCTCAAGGCCCGTCGCGAGAAGAAGCACTCGGACACCGCGACCGGCCTCGTCGCCGAGACCGCCGAGGACATCACGCAGCAGATCCCGCGCATCCGCGACTGA
- a CDS encoding FAD-linked oxidase C-terminal domain-containing protein, translating into MNNHALVTRLREQLGDAAVLTDADVTDAYSRDMMPLAASGKPLAVVLPSDVEGVQAVVKACAEFEVPIVPRGAGSGLSGAANAIDGCVVLVLTKLDQIVEIDEGNRLAVVQPGVVNLDFRNAVEKHGLFYPPDPSSYDWCTIGGNLSTNAGGLCCVKYGVTTDSVLGLEVVLADGSLLKTGRRTVKGVAGYDLARLFVGSEGTLGVITQATVALKPLPQLPATLVAAFDSTEAAGEAVARVVREGLVPSLLEIMDATSIKAAEAYLKTDLGTSSDCKALLLAQSDSGGEVARRELAVLEQICVDCGADLAYATEDIEEGKMLLQARRVVLTALEMYGVWLTDDVCVPRTRIAELIAGCERISEEVGLRIAVVGHAGDGNMHPTIVYAQDSEEEFARARTAFDAILDVSLSLGGTVTGEHGIGRIKREWLVKEIGEVGLQVHRQIKRALDPENLFNPGSMFSL; encoded by the coding sequence ATGAACAACCATGCCCTGGTCACCCGGCTCCGCGAGCAGCTCGGCGACGCCGCGGTGCTCACCGACGCCGACGTCACGGACGCCTACTCGCGCGACATGATGCCGCTGGCGGCGAGCGGCAAACCCCTCGCGGTGGTGCTGCCGTCCGACGTGGAAGGTGTGCAGGCCGTGGTGAAGGCGTGTGCGGAGTTCGAGGTGCCGATCGTGCCCCGCGGCGCAGGCAGTGGTCTGTCCGGCGCCGCGAACGCGATCGACGGCTGTGTCGTGCTGGTGCTGACCAAGCTCGACCAGATCGTCGAGATCGACGAAGGCAACCGGCTCGCCGTCGTGCAGCCAGGCGTGGTGAACCTCGATTTCCGCAACGCGGTGGAGAAGCACGGCCTGTTCTATCCGCCGGACCCGTCCAGTTACGACTGGTGCACCATCGGCGGAAACCTGTCCACCAACGCCGGCGGGCTGTGCTGTGTGAAGTACGGCGTCACCACGGATTCCGTGCTGGGACTGGAAGTCGTACTCGCCGACGGCTCACTGCTGAAGACCGGGCGCCGCACGGTGAAGGGGGTCGCGGGTTATGACCTCGCGCGGCTCTTCGTCGGCAGTGAGGGCACGCTCGGCGTGATCACCCAGGCGACCGTCGCGCTGAAACCGTTGCCGCAGTTGCCCGCCACCCTCGTCGCCGCCTTCGACAGCACGGAGGCCGCGGGCGAGGCTGTCGCGCGCGTGGTGCGCGAGGGGCTGGTGCCCTCGCTGCTGGAGATCATGGACGCGACGTCGATCAAGGCCGCCGAGGCCTATCTCAAGACCGACCTCGGCACGAGCTCGGACTGCAAAGCCTTGCTCCTCGCGCAATCCGACTCCGGCGGCGAGGTCGCCCGCCGGGAACTGGCGGTGCTGGAACAGATCTGCGTCGACTGCGGCGCCGATCTGGCCTACGCCACCGAGGACATCGAAGAGGGCAAGATGCTGCTGCAGGCGCGGCGGGTCGTGCTCACCGCGCTGGAAATGTACGGCGTCTGGCTGACCGACGACGTCTGCGTGCCGCGCACGCGTATCGCCGAACTGATCGCCGGTTGCGAGCGGATCAGCGAAGAAGTGGGCTTGCGGATCGCCGTCGTCGGCCACGCGGGCGACGGCAACATGCACCCGACGATCGTGTACGCGCAGGATTCCGAGGAGGAGTTCGCCCGCGCGCGGACGGCCTTCGACGCGATCCTCGACGTCAGCCTGTCGCTGGGCGGCACGGTCACCGGCGAGCACGGCATCGGCCGGATCAAACGCGAGTGGCTCGTCAAGGAAATCGGCGAAGTCGGCCTTCAGGTGCATCGGCAGATCAAGCGGGCCCTCGACCCGGAGAACCTCTTCAATCCGGGCTCGATGTTCTCCCTCTGA
- a CDS encoding MFS transporter, translated as MAGRKQWWALAVLVLPVLLISVDMTVLGFALPFLSADLAPSGAEQLWIVDIYSFMLAGLLVLMGTLGDRIGRRKLLLMGAAAFGAASVLAAFSTSAFMLIIARALLGVGGATLMPSTLSLIRSTFVDAKQRRTAIAVWSAGFSGGMALGPVLGGWLLEHFWWGSVFLINVPVMLLLLVVGPFLLPEARDPKPGRFDPLSALLSLAAMLPVVYGIKLVAEHGFTAKAAVSVLIGLALGVVFVRRQHKLDEPMLDLKLFSNRAFSGSVVTNMLGVFAMVGLLFLVPQYLQLVLGLTPVVAALWMLPATVAGVAGALLAAWLAKRIRVSVLVSVGLLVAAVGFLALTQVSSGGGLAYVVVSFTLLGGGVALSETLTNDLVISAAPAERAGAASAISETGFELGGALGTAILGSVATAVYRSGLPEGTADAARDTLGGAVATARQLDPVAGQALLESAREAFTQGMHVTAWTGVAVLVYTGVQAYILLDRKKISAVRT; from the coding sequence ATGGCGGGGCGCAAGCAGTGGTGGGCGTTGGCGGTACTGGTGCTTCCGGTGCTGCTGATCAGCGTGGACATGACGGTGCTCGGGTTCGCGCTGCCGTTCCTGTCCGCAGATCTGGCGCCCAGCGGTGCGGAGCAGTTGTGGATCGTCGACATCTACTCGTTCATGCTGGCGGGTCTGCTGGTCCTGATGGGCACGCTCGGTGACCGCATCGGCCGTCGCAAGCTCCTGCTCATGGGTGCCGCGGCGTTCGGCGCCGCGTCGGTGCTCGCGGCCTTCTCGACCAGCGCGTTCATGCTGATCATCGCGCGGGCGCTGCTGGGCGTGGGTGGCGCGACGCTGATGCCGTCGACGCTGTCGCTGATCCGCAGCACCTTCGTCGACGCCAAACAGCGCCGGACCGCGATCGCCGTGTGGAGTGCCGGGTTCTCCGGCGGGATGGCGCTCGGGCCGGTGCTCGGCGGGTGGCTGCTGGAGCACTTCTGGTGGGGTTCGGTGTTCCTGATCAACGTCCCGGTGATGCTGCTCCTGCTGGTCGTCGGCCCGTTCCTGTTGCCGGAGGCACGTGACCCGAAGCCGGGCCGCTTCGACCCGTTGTCGGCGTTGCTGTCGCTGGCCGCGATGCTGCCGGTGGTCTACGGCATCAAGCTCGTCGCCGAACACGGCTTCACGGCGAAGGCCGCCGTCAGCGTCCTGATCGGGCTCGCGCTCGGTGTCGTGTTCGTCCGCAGGCAGCACAAACTCGACGAGCCCATGCTGGACCTGAAGCTGTTCTCGAACCGGGCCTTCAGTGGTTCCGTCGTGACGAACATGCTCGGCGTGTTCGCCATGGTCGGCCTGCTGTTCCTGGTGCCGCAGTACCTGCAGCTGGTGCTCGGGCTGACCCCGGTCGTCGCCGCGCTGTGGATGCTCCCGGCGACGGTCGCCGGTGTCGCCGGCGCGCTTCTCGCGGCCTGGCTCGCGAAACGGATCCGGGTCTCCGTGCTGGTCAGTGTCGGTCTCCTGGTCGCTGCGGTCGGGTTCCTGGCGTTGACCCAGGTGTCGTCCGGTGGCGGGCTCGCGTATGTGGTGGTGTCGTTCACGTTGCTCGGGGGCGGTGTCGCCCTGTCGGAGACGCTGACGAACGATCTGGTCATCTCGGCCGCTCCGGCCGAGCGGGCCGGGGCCGCGTCGGCGATCTCCGAGACCGGGTTCGAACTGGGCGGCGCGCTCGGCACGGCCATCCTCGGTAGTGTCGCGACCGCGGTCTACCGGTCCGGCCTGCCGGAAGGGACGGCCGACGCCGCCCGGGACACGCTCGGCGGCGCCGTCGCCACCGCGCGGCAGCTCGACCCGGTCGCGGGACAGGCTCTCCTGGAATCGGCTCGCGAGGCTTTCACCCAGGGAATGCACGTGACCGCATGGACAGGCGTGGCCGTGCTCGTCTATACCGGTGTTCAGGCGTATATCCTGCTTGATCGGAAGAAAATTTCCGCAGTGCGGACGTAA
- a CDS encoding TetR/AcrR family transcriptional regulator — translation MAKPTAKERILDSYEGILIEQGPGGVTLEAVAAHAGVSKGGLLYHFGSKEALVDGLLERLARLSDEDLEQARTAPEGVVSWYLRTAITDVTQRKPLHRTTMATIRIMLNEPRVFEVVQTYNQKVHDLISEHVGDSLTAELVILVGDGLYLRAALGRDDASPLLDRLDEIKARIARN, via the coding sequence ATGGCGAAGCCCACCGCGAAGGAACGCATCCTCGACTCGTACGAGGGAATCCTCATCGAGCAGGGCCCCGGCGGGGTCACCCTCGAAGCCGTCGCCGCGCACGCCGGAGTGTCGAAAGGCGGGCTGCTCTACCACTTCGGCTCCAAGGAAGCCCTGGTCGACGGCCTACTGGAGCGGCTCGCGCGACTTTCCGACGAGGATCTCGAACAAGCGCGGACGGCGCCGGAAGGTGTCGTTTCGTGGTACCTGCGTACCGCCATCACCGACGTGACCCAGCGCAAGCCGCTGCACCGCACGACCATGGCGACGATCCGGATCATGCTCAACGAACCGCGGGTCTTCGAGGTCGTCCAGACTTACAACCAGAAGGTCCACGACCTGATCAGCGAGCACGTCGGCGACTCGCTGACCGCCGAACTGGTCATCCTGGTCGGCGACGGCCTCTACCTGCGGGCGGCGCTCGGCCGAGACGACGCGAGCCCCCTGCTCGATCGGCTCGACGAGATCAAGGCCCGCATCGCCCGCAATTAG
- a CDS encoding PPOX class F420-dependent oxidoreductase translates to MTDAALYAILADRNFGTLATIKRDGRPQLSTVNYLYDADAGSILISITAPRAKTKNLRRDPRATFHVSTESGDGYVVVEGPAVLTPTAASRDDATVDALVDHYRRARGEHPDWAEFRDAMVADQRVLLTIPIERVYGLSRN, encoded by the coding sequence ATGACCGACGCCGCGCTCTACGCGATCCTCGCCGACCGGAACTTCGGCACACTCGCCACCATCAAGCGTGATGGCAGGCCGCAACTGTCGACCGTCAACTACCTCTACGACGCGGACGCCGGCTCGATCTTGATCTCGATCACCGCGCCGCGCGCCAAGACGAAGAACCTGCGGCGCGACCCTCGGGCGACGTTCCACGTCTCGACCGAGAGCGGCGACGGCTACGTCGTCGTCGAGGGACCCGCGGTGCTCACCCCGACCGCCGCTTCGCGCGACGACGCGACCGTGGACGCCCTGGTGGACCACTACCGGCGAGCCCGGGGCGAGCATCCGGACTGGGCCGAGTTCCGCGACGCCATGGTCGCCGACCAGCGTGTTCTGCTCACCATCCCGATCGAGCGCGTCTACGGCCTCTCCCGCAATTAG
- a CDS encoding MarR family transcriptional regulator, giving the protein MTPTTPGTRSKSDLDLADTLGHELVRLVRLVNRAKSQVSKQGPDGIERAAYAILFCLIHVGPQRTSKLAEFLHSEISTISRQSSSLVQHGLVERLADPEDGRACLLAPTAEGHRVFEENRKQRNQWLAEVLGDWSDDDRKTLTSLFHRLNDDLEKTSPQFADPASASKAKGA; this is encoded by the coding sequence ATGACACCCACGACCCCCGGCACCAGGTCGAAGTCCGACCTCGACCTGGCCGACACCCTCGGGCACGAGCTCGTGCGGCTCGTCCGCCTGGTCAACCGGGCCAAGTCCCAGGTGTCCAAGCAGGGGCCGGACGGCATCGAGCGGGCCGCGTACGCGATCCTCTTCTGCCTCATCCACGTCGGGCCCCAGCGGACCAGCAAACTCGCCGAATTCCTGCACTCCGAGATCTCGACCATCAGCAGGCAGTCGAGCTCTCTCGTCCAGCACGGGCTGGTCGAGCGCCTGGCCGACCCCGAAGACGGCCGCGCCTGCCTGCTCGCGCCGACCGCCGAAGGGCATCGGGTGTTCGAGGAGAACCGCAAGCAGCGGAACCAGTGGCTCGCCGAGGTGCTCGGCGACTGGTCCGACGACGACCGGAAGACCCTCACCTCGCTGTTCCACCGGCTGAACGACGACCTCGAAAAAACATCTCCACAGTTCGCCGACCCCGCGTCGGCGTCGAAGGCCAAGGGGGCCTGA